From Pleuronectes platessa chromosome 17, fPlePla1.1, whole genome shotgun sequence, one genomic window encodes:
- the angel2 gene encoding protein angel homolog 2, whose translation MDESSASRENHPMFLRRVSSSFLPYYRPLRSRSASFTSRPQFIPTPHPWLAGRAPWPPRPPLAHPTAPQVFPGRTFYPHNISGSGSWRSLHTSAGLLMERADRDREPPHKRRKSEEEKRRYEGRGGPRGGAGAAGGGFNDGNAKRERHPLDPSVESRPRPNHHSREGGRDNGKNGDGKCASRENSRAKDAGKTKTGNRDSTGRDGAANQQRSKHQQEGHKDSRAAASRTQTPQTKPKQGEVHTNKPKPNPWFKEGGAKQQGVDHRRTRPPEQQLWDGGGGPWTRVPSQPCSSNSRPHNPWQRTGDHKQPSPPGTSPPVRHQDAAAPVTSLQRHWENSPACSTSPQPPGASAVFDFSVMSYNILSQELLKDNPYLYSHCEPGVLPWEYRLPNLLAEIQQHDADILCLQEVQEDHYENQIKPALQGLGYQCEYKKRTGSKPDGCAVIFKSSRLSLVSSNPVEFFRPSDALLDRDNVGLVVLLRPNNVIGKSDPSGFICVANTHLLYNPRRGDIKLAQLAILLAEIRRLSRLPDGSTNPVVLCGDFNSTPLSPLYGFLTTGCLDYRGLQIGMVSGQEKSPRGQRLLTSPIWSQSLGINPQCQYENKLTAESCPDSISPTAVEGAISNLTVEDLVNKTAASAFNRAKIEHKLNLKSSYQHRLRHDGRPEITTCHSRTAITVDYILFTPESPASPSSPSVRGLELLGRLSLVGQSELEEVNCLPNPRHSSDHLPLLARFRFRL comes from the exons ATGGACGAGTCTTCCGCCTCCAGAGAGAA tcaccCCATGTTTCTACGCCGGGTgagctcctccttcctcccttacTACCGTCCTCTCAGGAGCCGCAGCGCCTCCTTCACCTCCCGCCCCCAATTTATCCCCACGCCACATCCATGGTTGGCCGGGCGAGCACCCTGGCCTCCGAGACCCCCCCTCGCCCACCCAACGGCACCTCAGGTTTTCCCTGGCAGGACATTTTATCCTCATAACATCAGCGGCAGCGGCAGTTGGCGTTCACTCCACACGTCTGCCGGCCTCCTGATGGAGCGGGCGGACAGAGATCGAGAGCCTCCACATAAACGGAGGAagagtgaagaggagaagaggcgctatgagggaagaggaggaccaAGGGGAGGAGCAGGGGCAGCAGGAGGCGGATTTAATGATGGAAACGCAAAGAGGGAGCGACATCCCCTGGATCCCAGCGTGGAGAGCCGCCCTCGACCGAACCATCACTCTAGAGAGGGGGGTCGGGACAATGGGAAGAACGGAGATGGAAAATGTGCGAGCCGGGAAAACAGCAGAGCTAAAGATGCTGGAAAGACAAAAACTGGGAATAGAGACAGCACCGGTCGAGATGGAGCCGCAAATCAACAAAGGAGCAAACATCAACAAGAAGGACATAAAGATTCTCGAGCTGCAGCTTCCAGGACTCAAACGCCTCAAACTAAACCTAAACAAGGTGaagttcacacaaacaaacccaaacCCAACCCCTGGTTCAAAGAGGGAGGTGCAAAGCAGCAGGGAGTCGATCACAGGAGAACGAGACCCCCAGAGCAGCAGCTATGGGACGGAGGTGGAGGTCCTTGGACGAGGGTTCCTTCTCAGCCTTGCAGCAGCAACAGTCGTCCCCACAACCCGTGGCAGAGAACTGGAGATCACAAGCAACCTTCTCCACCCGGAACATCTCCACCTGTCAGACACCAGGACGCAGCTGCACCAGTGACGT ctcttcagagacactgggagaattCTCCCGCCTGCAGTACCTCCcctcagccaccaggggccaGCGCAGTCTTTGACTTCTCAGTAATGAGCTACAACATCCTGtctcaggagctgctgaaggaCAACCCCTATCTGTACAGTCACTGTGAGCCCGGCGTCCTGCCGTGGGAGTACCGGCTGCCCAACCTGCTGGCAGAGATTCAGCAGCACGACGCTGAC ATTCTGTGCCTGCAAGAAGTCCAGGAGGACCACTATGAAAACCAGATCAAACCTGCACTGCAGGGGCtag GTTATCAGTGTGAGTATAAGAAGCGGACAGGAAGTAAACCAGACGGATGTGCCGTCATCTTCAAATCCTCCCGCCTCTCCCTCGTCTCCTCCAATCCCGTTGAGTTCTTCCGGCCCAGCGACGCCCTCCTCGACAGGGACAACGTGGGATTGGTTGTGCTCCTGCGACCCAACAATGTCATCGGCAAGTCTGATCCCTCCGGTTTCATCTGTGTGGCCAACACCCACCTCCTCTACAACCCGCGCCGCGGAGACATCAAGCTGGCTCAGCTCGCCATCCTGTTGGCCGAGATCCGCCGGCTGTCCCGCCTCCCGGACGGCTCAACCAATCCGGTGGTGCTCTGCGGGGATTTCAACTCAACACCCTTGAGTCCGCTCTACGGCTTCCTGACCACCGGCTGCCTGGACTACAGAGGACTCCAGATCGGCATg gtgtcCGGTCAGGAGAAAAGTCCCAGAGGTCAGCGTCTCCTCACGTCTCCGATCTGGTCTCAGAGTTTAGGAATCAACCCTCAGTGTCAGTACGAGAACAAACTCACAGCTGAGTCCTGCCCCGACAGCATCAGTCCCACAG CTGTGGAAGGAGCCATCTCTAATCTGACTGTCGAAGATCTCGTCAAcaaaactgcagcttctgcttttAACAG AGCGAAGATCGAGCACAAGCTGAATCTGAAGTCGTCTTATCAGCACCGCCTGAGGCATGATGGGAGACCTGAGATCACCACCTGTCACTCCCGCACCGCCATTACTGTGGACTACATCCTGTTCACACCcg AATCCCCCGCCTCTCCTTCGTCTCCCAGTGTCCGTGGCCTCGAGCTGTTGGGCAGACTGTCACTGGTCGGCCAGTCCGAGCTGGAGGAAGTCAACTGCCTCCCCAACCCGCGCCACTCGTCCgaccacctccctctcctcgctCGCTTCCGCTTTCGGCTCTGA
- the LOC128460316 gene encoding uncharacterized protein LOC128460316 isoform X1 encodes MSLRGSDPQEVNTTLHFLLRTEKQRRERRRMDEIKRIKMSLHLLLVLIPFTVLAVQYSFIIIRAGAEVTLSCGNVRDDHVNCGATEWLFIDSEGNGGVNLFVNRQLDTSEISKSKADRLRLAANCSLVISEVTAEDAGQYTCRQFDLTTQTHEDHLFFISVVNVTEQKRSDEVTLSCSVSTCRRCDLTVKWLFMNKDVDEDNKDLKTSKSSSSATVSFSKSHFVNKMKNYSSLTCKVKQGGKEEKFSFIPPSSEGKNEPAPGNNEMTTDWWRYIGLVVGFATIVILVLILIRWRRNKATDTQMNADENRTFSVEETRGFDEPDSSLCEANSSVPVVSGNKTQTHKHTVDPAEDVAYASISHSPYSTAQIKGGDDAVTYSTVKAPSSSPGPSADPSSLYATVTFNQ; translated from the exons ATGTCACTGAGGGGAAGTGATCCACAGGAAGTAAACACCACATTGCACTTTTTACTAAGAACCGAGaagcagagaagagaaagaagaagaatggaTGAAATCAAACggattaaaatgtctttacatCTGCTACTGGTGCTGATTCCGTTTACAG TGCTCGCTGTCCAAtattccttcatcatcatcagagctggagctgaagtCACTTTGTCTTGTGGAAATGTGAGAGATGATCATGTGAACTGTGGAGCTACTGAGTGGCTCTTCATTGATTCAGAGGGGAATGGAGGAGTGAACCTGTTTGTAAACAGGCAGCTCGACACATCTGAGATTTCCAAATCTAAAGCAGACAGACTACGTCTTGCTGCAAACTGTTCTCTGGTTATTAGTGAGGTCACAGCTGAAGATGCTGGTCAATACACCTGCAGACAGTTTGacctgacaacacaaacacatgaagatcatctcttttttatctctgtTGTCAACG TGACTGAGCAGAAGAGAAGTGATGAGGTGACGttgagctgctctgtgtccacATGTAGAAGATGTGACCTCACAGTGAAGTGGCTGTTTATGAATAAAGATGTGGATGAAGACAACAAAGACCTGAAGACATCAAAGTCTTCCTCCTCGGCCACTGTGAGCTTCTCAAAATCCCATTTTGTTAACAAGATGAAGAACTATAGCTCATTAACATGTAAAGTGAAGCAGGGTGGCAAAGAGGAAAAGttttccttcatccctccatcatcag aAGGAAAGAACGAACCAGCTCCAGGAAACAATGAGATGACAACAG ACTGGTGGAGGTACATCGGTCTGGTTGTGGGTTTTGCCACAATCGTAATTTTGGTTTTGATTCTCATCAGATGGAGAAGAAACAAAG ctacagacacacagatgaacgcagatgaaaacagaacctTCTCTGTGGAGGAGACGAGAGGTTTTGATGAACCTGACTCTTCTCTCTGCGAGGCCAACTCTTCTGTTCCTGTCGTCTCAGGGAACaaaacacagacgcacaaacacacg GTCGACCCTGCAGAGGATGTGGCCTACGCCTCCATAAGCCACTCCCCTTACAGCACGGCCCAG ATCAAGGGTGGTGATGATGCAGTGACCTACAGCACTGTGAaagctccctcctcttctcctggaCCCTCAGCTGATCCCAGCAGCCTCTATGCCACCGTCACGTTCAATCAATAG
- the LOC128460316 gene encoding uncharacterized protein LOC128460316 isoform X2 — protein MSLRGSDPQEVNTTLHFLLRTEKQRRERRRMDEIKRIKMSLHLLLVLIPFTVLAVQYSFIIIRAGAEVTLSCGNVRDDHVNCGATEWLFIDSEGNGGVNLFVNRQLDTSEISKSKADRLRLAANCSLVISEVTAEDAGQYTCRQFDLTTQTHEDHLFFISVVNVTEQKRSDEVTLSCSVSTCRRCDLTVKWLFMNKDVDEDNKDLKTSKSSSSATVSFSKSHFVNKMKNYSSLTCKVKQGGKEEKFSFIPPSSGKNEPAPGNNEMTTDWWRYIGLVVGFATIVILVLILIRWRRNKATDTQMNADENRTFSVEETRGFDEPDSSLCEANSSVPVVSGNKTQTHKHTVDPAEDVAYASISHSPYSTAQIKGGDDAVTYSTVKAPSSSPGPSADPSSLYATVTFNQ, from the exons ATGTCACTGAGGGGAAGTGATCCACAGGAAGTAAACACCACATTGCACTTTTTACTAAGAACCGAGaagcagagaagagaaagaagaagaatggaTGAAATCAAACggattaaaatgtctttacatCTGCTACTGGTGCTGATTCCGTTTACAG TGCTCGCTGTCCAAtattccttcatcatcatcagagctggagctgaagtCACTTTGTCTTGTGGAAATGTGAGAGATGATCATGTGAACTGTGGAGCTACTGAGTGGCTCTTCATTGATTCAGAGGGGAATGGAGGAGTGAACCTGTTTGTAAACAGGCAGCTCGACACATCTGAGATTTCCAAATCTAAAGCAGACAGACTACGTCTTGCTGCAAACTGTTCTCTGGTTATTAGTGAGGTCACAGCTGAAGATGCTGGTCAATACACCTGCAGACAGTTTGacctgacaacacaaacacatgaagatcatctcttttttatctctgtTGTCAACG TGACTGAGCAGAAGAGAAGTGATGAGGTGACGttgagctgctctgtgtccacATGTAGAAGATGTGACCTCACAGTGAAGTGGCTGTTTATGAATAAAGATGTGGATGAAGACAACAAAGACCTGAAGACATCAAAGTCTTCCTCCTCGGCCACTGTGAGCTTCTCAAAATCCCATTTTGTTAACAAGATGAAGAACTATAGCTCATTAACATGTAAAGTGAAGCAGGGTGGCAAAGAGGAAAAGttttccttcatccctccatcatcag GAAAGAACGAACCAGCTCCAGGAAACAATGAGATGACAACAG ACTGGTGGAGGTACATCGGTCTGGTTGTGGGTTTTGCCACAATCGTAATTTTGGTTTTGATTCTCATCAGATGGAGAAGAAACAAAG ctacagacacacagatgaacgcagatgaaaacagaacctTCTCTGTGGAGGAGACGAGAGGTTTTGATGAACCTGACTCTTCTCTCTGCGAGGCCAACTCTTCTGTTCCTGTCGTCTCAGGGAACaaaacacagacgcacaaacacacg GTCGACCCTGCAGAGGATGTGGCCTACGCCTCCATAAGCCACTCCCCTTACAGCACGGCCCAG ATCAAGGGTGGTGATGATGCAGTGACCTACAGCACTGTGAaagctccctcctcttctcctggaCCCTCAGCTGATCCCAGCAGCCTCTATGCCACCGTCACGTTCAATCAATAG
- the LOC128460316 gene encoding uncharacterized protein LOC128460316 isoform X3, with amino-acid sequence MSLRGSDPQEVNTTLHFLLRTEKQRRERRRMDEIKRIKMSLHLLLVLIPFTVLAVQYSFIIIRAGAEVTLSCGNVRDDHVNCGATEWLFIDSEGNGGVNLFVNRQLDTSEISKSKADRLRLAANCSLVISEVTAEDAGQYTCRQFDLTTQTHEDHLFFISVVNVTEQKRSDEVTLSCSVSTCRRCDLTVKWLFMNKDVDEDNKDLKTSKSSSSATVSFSKSHFVNKMKNYSSLTCKVKQGGKEEKFSFIPPSSEGKNEPAPGNNEMTTDWWRYIGLVVGFATIVILVLILIRWRRNKDTQMNADENRTFSVEETRGFDEPDSSLCEANSSVPVVSGNKTQTHKHTVDPAEDVAYASISHSPYSTAQIKGGDDAVTYSTVKAPSSSPGPSADPSSLYATVTFNQ; translated from the exons ATGTCACTGAGGGGAAGTGATCCACAGGAAGTAAACACCACATTGCACTTTTTACTAAGAACCGAGaagcagagaagagaaagaagaagaatggaTGAAATCAAACggattaaaatgtctttacatCTGCTACTGGTGCTGATTCCGTTTACAG TGCTCGCTGTCCAAtattccttcatcatcatcagagctggagctgaagtCACTTTGTCTTGTGGAAATGTGAGAGATGATCATGTGAACTGTGGAGCTACTGAGTGGCTCTTCATTGATTCAGAGGGGAATGGAGGAGTGAACCTGTTTGTAAACAGGCAGCTCGACACATCTGAGATTTCCAAATCTAAAGCAGACAGACTACGTCTTGCTGCAAACTGTTCTCTGGTTATTAGTGAGGTCACAGCTGAAGATGCTGGTCAATACACCTGCAGACAGTTTGacctgacaacacaaacacatgaagatcatctcttttttatctctgtTGTCAACG TGACTGAGCAGAAGAGAAGTGATGAGGTGACGttgagctgctctgtgtccacATGTAGAAGATGTGACCTCACAGTGAAGTGGCTGTTTATGAATAAAGATGTGGATGAAGACAACAAAGACCTGAAGACATCAAAGTCTTCCTCCTCGGCCACTGTGAGCTTCTCAAAATCCCATTTTGTTAACAAGATGAAGAACTATAGCTCATTAACATGTAAAGTGAAGCAGGGTGGCAAAGAGGAAAAGttttccttcatccctccatcatcag aAGGAAAGAACGAACCAGCTCCAGGAAACAATGAGATGACAACAG ACTGGTGGAGGTACATCGGTCTGGTTGTGGGTTTTGCCACAATCGTAATTTTGGTTTTGATTCTCATCAGATGGAGAAGAAACAAAG acacacagatgaacgcagatgaaaacagaacctTCTCTGTGGAGGAGACGAGAGGTTTTGATGAACCTGACTCTTCTCTCTGCGAGGCCAACTCTTCTGTTCCTGTCGTCTCAGGGAACaaaacacagacgcacaaacacacg GTCGACCCTGCAGAGGATGTGGCCTACGCCTCCATAAGCCACTCCCCTTACAGCACGGCCCAG ATCAAGGGTGGTGATGATGCAGTGACCTACAGCACTGTGAaagctccctcctcttctcctggaCCCTCAGCTGATCCCAGCAGCCTCTATGCCACCGTCACGTTCAATCAATAG
- the LOC128460319 gene encoding uncharacterized protein LOC128460319, producing the protein MQLAHDDRGDMSLRGSDPQEVNPTLHFLLRTEKQRIERRRMDEIKRIQMSLHLLLVLIPFTVLAARFSFIIIRAGAEVTLSCDKMGDDHVNCGANEWFFSDSEGNGGGNLFVNRQLDTSKISKSKADRPRLAANCSLVISEVTAEDAGEYVCRQFKQTTQTYEDHHVDLSVVNVTEQKRSDEVTLSCSVSTCRSCVLKVKWLFMNKDVTENNKDLKTSQSSSSANVSFSKSHFVHKMKNYSSLTCKVKHRGKEEKFSFIPPSSEGKNEPPPGSNEMTTDWRLYFGLVVGFATIVILVVILIRWRRNKAIDTQMNADENRTFSVEETRGFDEPDSSLCEANSSVPVVSGNKTQTHKHTVDPAEDVFYSSISHSPYSTAQIQGGDDAVTYSTVKAPSSSTGPSADPSSLYATVTFNQ; encoded by the exons ATGCAACTAGCACATGACGACAGAGGAGACATGTCACTGAGGGGAAGTGATCCACAGGAAGTAAACCCCACATTGCACTTTTTACTAAGAACCGAGAAGCAGAGAatagaaagaagaagaatggaTGAAATCAAACGGATTCAAATGTCTTTACATCTGCTACTGGTGCTGATTCCATTTACAG TGCTCGCTGCCCGAttttccttcatcatcatcagagctggagctgaagtCACTTTGTCTTGTGACAAGATGGGAGATGATCATGTGAACTGTGGAGCTAATGAGTGGTTCTTCAGTGATTCAGAGGGGAATGGAGGAGGAAACCTGTTTGTAAACAGGCAGCTCGACACATCTAAGATTTCCAAATCTAAAGCAGACAGACCACGTCTTGCTGCAAACTGTTCTCTGGTTATTAGTGAGGTCACAGCTGAAGATGCTGGTGAATACGTCTGCAGACAGTTTaaacagacaacacaaacatatgAAGATCATCATGTTGATCTCTCTGTTGTCAACG TGACTGAGCAGAAGAGAAGTGATGAGGTGACGttgagctgctctgtgtccacATGTAGAAGCTGTGTCCTCAAAGTGAAGTGGCTGTTTATGAATAAAGATgtgactgaaaacaacaaagaccTGAAGACATCACAGTCTTCCTCCTCGGCCAATGTGAGCTTCTCAAAATCCCATTTTGTTCACAAGATGAAGAACTATAGCTCATTAACATGTAAAGTGAAGCATCGTGGCAAAGAGGAAAAGTTTTCCTTCATCCCTCCGTCatcag aAGGAAAGAACGAACCACCTCCAGGAAGCAATGAGATGACAACAG ATTGGCGGCTGTACTTCGGTCTGGTTGTGGGTTTTGCCACAATCGTAATATTGGTTGTGATTCTCATCAGATGGAGAAGAAACAAAG CTATAGACACACAGAtgaacgcagatgaaaacagaacctTCTCTGTGGAGGAGACGAGAGGTTTTGATGAACCTGACTCTTCTCTCTGCGAGGCCAACTCTTCTGTTCCTGTCGTCTCAGGGAACaaaacacagacgcacaaacacacg GTCGACCCTGCAGAGGATGTGTTCTACTCCTCCATCAGCCACTCCCCTTACAGCACGGCCCAG ATCCAGGGTGGTGATGATGCAGTGACCTACAGCACTGTGAaagctccctcctcttctactgGACCCTCAGCTGATCCCAGCAGCCTCTATGCCACCGTCACGTTCAATCAATAG